A section of the Amblyomma americanum isolate KBUSLIRL-KWMA chromosome 2, ASM5285725v1, whole genome shotgun sequence genome encodes:
- the LOC144121677 gene encoding uncharacterized protein LOC144121677 isoform X2, with amino-acid sequence MAPQKELPESGDLSKPPPANGRTSVADGSGNADTSGKLGDGADKKRKKMPAPDGGLSWMVAIVCFLVNMISSGYGRCLGLFFNSIMSTFGVSRGEASLPLSIYGGFFNLSGLVSGALIQAFGVRKSATVGGFIMIIGLSVSVFANETLFLSFSAGFLTGSGHGIILNSLIVCVSQYFEKRRGSALGLNMAGATVASLVFPNLYEFLLGEYGLRGTLLIMGASLGHVLALAMLMNPPPWEEASERDGLALEGADGRRSPYGAPAAGRVSIVCGGVDEDQDKLYLEIEQPPSFPQHRKPTLISVANRGGSYRRGTIISVNDRGSVLGTRRGTIISVGENAKASRRGTFVSEHPSVLSRRGTLTSSVGDGGESVAMAPDLNENRARRGTMLSVAGSLLAPNRSARRASVIDASTIRRGTVVSVGNAYNLDASSLRADSLRIELPVVEEESESVLRNALQVLKTPRFYFHALSFVSWSFFLDSFLTVMFDFAEDIGVPPSESVHALTLFSATDTMGRLFVPFLSDYGLISNCGLLTIAYFTLGLLQQLGPFISGKLAFLSLSAAMGLPAGYIMVGASEILSTEIGTKNLPIAYGFMTTLTAIGGFARPPVIGFFRDNYGSYDGLFRLIGGMLTLSFLFTVALWITGRSKLRERKTTVVVPDAFVFVPEPMPTLKEEDTDM; translated from the exons GAGCTACCGGAAAGCGGCGACTTGTCCAAGCCGCCTCCAGCCAATGGCCGCACATCTGTCGCGGACGGCTCCGGCAATGCCGACACATCGGGCAAGCTTGGCGACGGCGCCGACAAGAAGCGCAAGAAGATGCCAGCACCCGACGGCGGCCTCAGCTGGATGGTGGCCATCGTGTGTTTCCTGGTCAACATGATCTCTTCGGGATATGGCCGCTGTCTAGGCCTGTTCTTCAACTCGATAATGTCCACCTTCGGGGTTTCCCGAGGAGAGGCCTCCCTGCCCCTCTCCATCTACGgaggcttcttcaatctctccG GGCTAGTGTCCGGAGCTTTAATTCAAGCCTTCGGAGTGCGCAAGTCCGCAACAGTCGGAGGTTTCATTATGATCATCGGGCTCTCGGTGTCCGTGTTCGCCAACGAAACGCTGTTTCTGTCATTTTCGGCTGGCTTCCTAACAG GTTCTGGACACGGCATAATACTCAACAGCCTTATTGTGTGCGTCAGTCAGTACTTCGAAAAGCGACGCGGATCAGCGTTGGGCCTGAACATGGCAGGTGCAACCGTCGCGTCGCTCGTATTCCCGAACCTATATGAGTTCCTGCTGGGCGAGTATGGTCTTCGTGGCACGCTGCTTATCATGGGAGCCTCGCTGGGACATGTGCTGGCGCTTGCCATGCTTATGAACCCACCTCCGTGGGAGGAGGCGAGCGAGCGAGACGGCTTAGCCCTGGAAGGGGCCGATGGTCGCCGCAGTCCGTACGGCGCCCCAGCAGCCGGTCGAGTGTCCATCGTGTGCGGCGGCGTGGACGAGGACCAGGACAAGCTCTACCTCGAAATCGAACAGCCGCCGTCGTTCCCTCAACACAGGAAGCCCACTCTGATCAGCGTGGCGAACCGAGGCGGTTCCTACAGGCGTGGAACCATAATCAGCGTGAATGACCGCGGCAGCGTCCTTGGGACACGAAGGGGAACCATAATCAGTGTGGGAGAAAATGCGAAGGCGTCCCGGCGTGGTACGTTCGTGTCCGAGCACCCTTCGGTGTTGTCCAGGCGAGGAACCCTCACAAGCAGCGTAGGGGACGGAGGAGAGTCGGTCGCCATGGCACCGGACTTGAACGAGAATCGCGCCAGGAGAGGTACCATGCTCAGCGTGGCGGGTTCCCTTCTCGCGCCTAACAGGAGTGCCCGGCGTGCCAGCGTGATAGACGCCAGTACAATTCGCAGGGGCACAGTGGTGAGCGTCGGCAATGCGTACAATCTCGACGCCTCGTCTTTGCGCGCCGACTCCCTCAGGATCGAGCTACCCGTCGTTGAAGAGGAGTCCGAGTCGGTGCTGCGCAACGCCCTGCAGGTGCTCAAGACGCCGCGCTTCTACTTTCACGCGCTCAGCTTCGTGTCGTGGAGCTTCTTTCTGGACTCATTTCTGACGGTCATGTTCGACTTCGCGGAAGACATCGGAGTACCTCCTAGCGAATCTGTGCACGCGCTTACTTTATTCTCTGCGACGGACACCATGGGAAGACTGTTCGTACCCTTCCTGAGCGATTACGGCCTCATCTCCAACTGTGGCCTGCTCACTATCGCCTATTTCACGCTCGGTCTTTTGCAGCAATTGGGACCTTTCATTAGTGGAAAGCTGGCTTTCTTGTCCCTGTCGGCAGCCATGGGTCTACCGGCTGGCTACATCATGGTTGGAGCTTCTGAGATCCTGTCCACTGAGATCGGAACGAAGAACCTGCCCATTGCCTACGGATTCATGACGACGCTGACAGCCATCGGAGGTTTCGCCAGGCCACCTGTCATAG GCTTTTTCCGCGACAACTACGGCAGCTACGACGGACTTTTCCGACTCATCGGTGGCATGCTGACGCTGTCGTTCCTGTTCACAGTCGCCCTCTGGATCACAGGCCGCTCCAAGCTGAGAGAGCGAAAGACCACCGTTGTCGTCCCGGACGCCTTCGTCTTTGTTCCCGAGCCGATGCCGACACTCAAGGAGGAAGACACTGACATGTGA
- the LOC144121677 gene encoding uncharacterized protein LOC144121677 isoform X1 has translation MRRASSWKPELPESGDLSKPPPANGRTSVADGSGNADTSGKLGDGADKKRKKMPAPDGGLSWMVAIVCFLVNMISSGYGRCLGLFFNSIMSTFGVSRGEASLPLSIYGGFFNLSGLVSGALIQAFGVRKSATVGGFIMIIGLSVSVFANETLFLSFSAGFLTGSGHGIILNSLIVCVSQYFEKRRGSALGLNMAGATVASLVFPNLYEFLLGEYGLRGTLLIMGASLGHVLALAMLMNPPPWEEASERDGLALEGADGRRSPYGAPAAGRVSIVCGGVDEDQDKLYLEIEQPPSFPQHRKPTLISVANRGGSYRRGTIISVNDRGSVLGTRRGTIISVGENAKASRRGTFVSEHPSVLSRRGTLTSSVGDGGESVAMAPDLNENRARRGTMLSVAGSLLAPNRSARRASVIDASTIRRGTVVSVGNAYNLDASSLRADSLRIELPVVEEESESVLRNALQVLKTPRFYFHALSFVSWSFFLDSFLTVMFDFAEDIGVPPSESVHALTLFSATDTMGRLFVPFLSDYGLISNCGLLTIAYFTLGLLQQLGPFISGKLAFLSLSAAMGLPAGYIMVGASEILSTEIGTKNLPIAYGFMTTLTAIGGFARPPVIGFFRDNYGSYDGLFRLIGGMLTLSFLFTVALWITGRSKLRERKTTVVVPDAFVFVPEPMPTLKEEDTDM, from the exons GAGCTACCGGAAAGCGGCGACTTGTCCAAGCCGCCTCCAGCCAATGGCCGCACATCTGTCGCGGACGGCTCCGGCAATGCCGACACATCGGGCAAGCTTGGCGACGGCGCCGACAAGAAGCGCAAGAAGATGCCAGCACCCGACGGCGGCCTCAGCTGGATGGTGGCCATCGTGTGTTTCCTGGTCAACATGATCTCTTCGGGATATGGCCGCTGTCTAGGCCTGTTCTTCAACTCGATAATGTCCACCTTCGGGGTTTCCCGAGGAGAGGCCTCCCTGCCCCTCTCCATCTACGgaggcttcttcaatctctccG GGCTAGTGTCCGGAGCTTTAATTCAAGCCTTCGGAGTGCGCAAGTCCGCAACAGTCGGAGGTTTCATTATGATCATCGGGCTCTCGGTGTCCGTGTTCGCCAACGAAACGCTGTTTCTGTCATTTTCGGCTGGCTTCCTAACAG GTTCTGGACACGGCATAATACTCAACAGCCTTATTGTGTGCGTCAGTCAGTACTTCGAAAAGCGACGCGGATCAGCGTTGGGCCTGAACATGGCAGGTGCAACCGTCGCGTCGCTCGTATTCCCGAACCTATATGAGTTCCTGCTGGGCGAGTATGGTCTTCGTGGCACGCTGCTTATCATGGGAGCCTCGCTGGGACATGTGCTGGCGCTTGCCATGCTTATGAACCCACCTCCGTGGGAGGAGGCGAGCGAGCGAGACGGCTTAGCCCTGGAAGGGGCCGATGGTCGCCGCAGTCCGTACGGCGCCCCAGCAGCCGGTCGAGTGTCCATCGTGTGCGGCGGCGTGGACGAGGACCAGGACAAGCTCTACCTCGAAATCGAACAGCCGCCGTCGTTCCCTCAACACAGGAAGCCCACTCTGATCAGCGTGGCGAACCGAGGCGGTTCCTACAGGCGTGGAACCATAATCAGCGTGAATGACCGCGGCAGCGTCCTTGGGACACGAAGGGGAACCATAATCAGTGTGGGAGAAAATGCGAAGGCGTCCCGGCGTGGTACGTTCGTGTCCGAGCACCCTTCGGTGTTGTCCAGGCGAGGAACCCTCACAAGCAGCGTAGGGGACGGAGGAGAGTCGGTCGCCATGGCACCGGACTTGAACGAGAATCGCGCCAGGAGAGGTACCATGCTCAGCGTGGCGGGTTCCCTTCTCGCGCCTAACAGGAGTGCCCGGCGTGCCAGCGTGATAGACGCCAGTACAATTCGCAGGGGCACAGTGGTGAGCGTCGGCAATGCGTACAATCTCGACGCCTCGTCTTTGCGCGCCGACTCCCTCAGGATCGAGCTACCCGTCGTTGAAGAGGAGTCCGAGTCGGTGCTGCGCAACGCCCTGCAGGTGCTCAAGACGCCGCGCTTCTACTTTCACGCGCTCAGCTTCGTGTCGTGGAGCTTCTTTCTGGACTCATTTCTGACGGTCATGTTCGACTTCGCGGAAGACATCGGAGTACCTCCTAGCGAATCTGTGCACGCGCTTACTTTATTCTCTGCGACGGACACCATGGGAAGACTGTTCGTACCCTTCCTGAGCGATTACGGCCTCATCTCCAACTGTGGCCTGCTCACTATCGCCTATTTCACGCTCGGTCTTTTGCAGCAATTGGGACCTTTCATTAGTGGAAAGCTGGCTTTCTTGTCCCTGTCGGCAGCCATGGGTCTACCGGCTGGCTACATCATGGTTGGAGCTTCTGAGATCCTGTCCACTGAGATCGGAACGAAGAACCTGCCCATTGCCTACGGATTCATGACGACGCTGACAGCCATCGGAGGTTTCGCCAGGCCACCTGTCATAG GCTTTTTCCGCGACAACTACGGCAGCTACGACGGACTTTTCCGACTCATCGGTGGCATGCTGACGCTGTCGTTCCTGTTCACAGTCGCCCTCTGGATCACAGGCCGCTCCAAGCTGAGAGAGCGAAAGACCACCGTTGTCGTCCCGGACGCCTTCGTCTTTGTTCCCGAGCCGATGCCGACACTCAAGGAGGAAGACACTGACATGTGA
- the LOC144121677 gene encoding uncharacterized protein LOC144121677 isoform X3: MPAPDGGLSWMVAIVCFLVNMISSGYGRCLGLFFNSIMSTFGVSRGEASLPLSIYGGFFNLSGLVSGALIQAFGVRKSATVGGFIMIIGLSVSVFANETLFLSFSAGFLTGSGHGIILNSLIVCVSQYFEKRRGSALGLNMAGATVASLVFPNLYEFLLGEYGLRGTLLIMGASLGHVLALAMLMNPPPWEEASERDGLALEGADGRRSPYGAPAAGRVSIVCGGVDEDQDKLYLEIEQPPSFPQHRKPTLISVANRGGSYRRGTIISVNDRGSVLGTRRGTIISVGENAKASRRGTFVSEHPSVLSRRGTLTSSVGDGGESVAMAPDLNENRARRGTMLSVAGSLLAPNRSARRASVIDASTIRRGTVVSVGNAYNLDASSLRADSLRIELPVVEEESESVLRNALQVLKTPRFYFHALSFVSWSFFLDSFLTVMFDFAEDIGVPPSESVHALTLFSATDTMGRLFVPFLSDYGLISNCGLLTIAYFTLGLLQQLGPFISGKLAFLSLSAAMGLPAGYIMVGASEILSTEIGTKNLPIAYGFMTTLTAIGGFARPPVIGFFRDNYGSYDGLFRLIGGMLTLSFLFTVALWITGRSKLRERKTTVVVPDAFVFVPEPMPTLKEEDTDM, encoded by the exons ATGCCAGCACCCGACGGCGGCCTCAGCTGGATGGTGGCCATCGTGTGTTTCCTGGTCAACATGATCTCTTCGGGATATGGCCGCTGTCTAGGCCTGTTCTTCAACTCGATAATGTCCACCTTCGGGGTTTCCCGAGGAGAGGCCTCCCTGCCCCTCTCCATCTACGgaggcttcttcaatctctccG GGCTAGTGTCCGGAGCTTTAATTCAAGCCTTCGGAGTGCGCAAGTCCGCAACAGTCGGAGGTTTCATTATGATCATCGGGCTCTCGGTGTCCGTGTTCGCCAACGAAACGCTGTTTCTGTCATTTTCGGCTGGCTTCCTAACAG GTTCTGGACACGGCATAATACTCAACAGCCTTATTGTGTGCGTCAGTCAGTACTTCGAAAAGCGACGCGGATCAGCGTTGGGCCTGAACATGGCAGGTGCAACCGTCGCGTCGCTCGTATTCCCGAACCTATATGAGTTCCTGCTGGGCGAGTATGGTCTTCGTGGCACGCTGCTTATCATGGGAGCCTCGCTGGGACATGTGCTGGCGCTTGCCATGCTTATGAACCCACCTCCGTGGGAGGAGGCGAGCGAGCGAGACGGCTTAGCCCTGGAAGGGGCCGATGGTCGCCGCAGTCCGTACGGCGCCCCAGCAGCCGGTCGAGTGTCCATCGTGTGCGGCGGCGTGGACGAGGACCAGGACAAGCTCTACCTCGAAATCGAACAGCCGCCGTCGTTCCCTCAACACAGGAAGCCCACTCTGATCAGCGTGGCGAACCGAGGCGGTTCCTACAGGCGTGGAACCATAATCAGCGTGAATGACCGCGGCAGCGTCCTTGGGACACGAAGGGGAACCATAATCAGTGTGGGAGAAAATGCGAAGGCGTCCCGGCGTGGTACGTTCGTGTCCGAGCACCCTTCGGTGTTGTCCAGGCGAGGAACCCTCACAAGCAGCGTAGGGGACGGAGGAGAGTCGGTCGCCATGGCACCGGACTTGAACGAGAATCGCGCCAGGAGAGGTACCATGCTCAGCGTGGCGGGTTCCCTTCTCGCGCCTAACAGGAGTGCCCGGCGTGCCAGCGTGATAGACGCCAGTACAATTCGCAGGGGCACAGTGGTGAGCGTCGGCAATGCGTACAATCTCGACGCCTCGTCTTTGCGCGCCGACTCCCTCAGGATCGAGCTACCCGTCGTTGAAGAGGAGTCCGAGTCGGTGCTGCGCAACGCCCTGCAGGTGCTCAAGACGCCGCGCTTCTACTTTCACGCGCTCAGCTTCGTGTCGTGGAGCTTCTTTCTGGACTCATTTCTGACGGTCATGTTCGACTTCGCGGAAGACATCGGAGTACCTCCTAGCGAATCTGTGCACGCGCTTACTTTATTCTCTGCGACGGACACCATGGGAAGACTGTTCGTACCCTTCCTGAGCGATTACGGCCTCATCTCCAACTGTGGCCTGCTCACTATCGCCTATTTCACGCTCGGTCTTTTGCAGCAATTGGGACCTTTCATTAGTGGAAAGCTGGCTTTCTTGTCCCTGTCGGCAGCCATGGGTCTACCGGCTGGCTACATCATGGTTGGAGCTTCTGAGATCCTGTCCACTGAGATCGGAACGAAGAACCTGCCCATTGCCTACGGATTCATGACGACGCTGACAGCCATCGGAGGTTTCGCCAGGCCACCTGTCATAG GCTTTTTCCGCGACAACTACGGCAGCTACGACGGACTTTTCCGACTCATCGGTGGCATGCTGACGCTGTCGTTCCTGTTCACAGTCGCCCTCTGGATCACAGGCCGCTCCAAGCTGAGAGAGCGAAAGACCACCGTTGTCGTCCCGGACGCCTTCGTCTTTGTTCCCGAGCCGATGCCGACACTCAAGGAGGAAGACACTGACATGTGA